ACACATGCTCGCTGATGTAGTTCGCATAGCAGCATGACGGATCATAGCAATGCGCCTCCTTGTAGTACTCCTCATAATAGTACTCAACGGCTTCTGTTACCATCATTACCGCCCTTATCGCCATAATGACAGCCACACTTATAGCGAATAGTCCCCATACGCACTTGGCAAACTTGCCGTCTCTCTTGTAACCGAACAGCCCAAAGAACCATCCGAATGCCTGACACAGGCCTCTCCACATCACCGCGAAGAAAATTTTTGCTGAAACCTTTTTCATTTTTATATCGTTTATAATTTAGACAAATACATATATTCTTATGTCTGTTTATCTGTATATGATTAAAGAGTAAGACAAGTAACCATTTTCTATCAATAAAAAAAGAATGCCCCCCAAAAATTATTTTGGAGAGGCATCTTAATCTGTTATATGTAAAGACTTCGCTATTCGTCGTTTGGACTTTCTTTTTCTTCTTTCAGAACGATTATGCAGCCCTTTCTTACTAAAAGGAACTCATGATGTTCATATATTCCTTCTGATATAGGTTTGTCTTCACTATAGCATACCACATAGTCATATCCGTCATTGGTAAACCTATAAGTATTATTTTCTTTATCATAGATTCCGCCCTGTATCACAATGTCTGGCTGTCTTGACATATCATGAGTAGATTTCCATGATGCATACCTAAGAGTCCCTTTTTCATCTATCTGGTCAACACGTACAAGGTAGTTCTTTGTACGGAAGTAGCAGGCAAGCCTGTAATAGTTTACCAAAGACTTATGCAACCCCTTATGTGCCGATTCTCCTTTGTCAACGAACCCCTTTCCATTGAAATGATAAACTCTATACCTGTCACTGATGATAGGTATGGTTTCGTCAACGAACACGGTTTGGGGAATATACAGATTTTTATCTTTGACATCATACTCAAACAGCCAACCCCATCCTTCCCCATTAGTAGAATAGTACCAGTCCGAGATACGATAATTGATTTCCAATCCACATTCGTCAAGATCATCTCCTGCATCATATACACTGACATTCTTCAATGTATCGTGGTCAATCATGAATGCATCCATCCACATATAGCCGTCATTACTCGAAGCTCGATAACTTCTGGTGGTGATGTAATATATTGAACCATCATCTTTCTTGATAGAATGTACTGCTGACACCCAAGCTGGCTCACCTTCTCTAACACAGAAATCCTCAGTTACTGTCATACCTCCCTTGGCTCGGAACTCACAAACGACTGCATAAACTGGGCATGTGCCACCCCTTCCTGTGTCCCAACTGTAGAACTTCATGGCTCCATCCTCTGAAACACAAGTGAACACATCATCCTTATCTACAGTAATAGAGTCCAAGGATACACACAAAGAGTCTCCGTGCTCCGTTGCCATTTCCATTATTGGAGAAGCATTCTTATCCTTATTCTGGCATGAGCAGAACAATGTTAACAACATCAACGGCAATAGTTTTAACGTTCGCATCATGTTATTCGTATTTTAAAAAATACTAAAAATGGGGCTTCATATTCCTAATTCTTGTTAGATATTATCTCTTATTCTCTTTGTTTTTACCATATATACTGAAGTGTACGGAATGCTTCTTGCTCATGGTTTCTGCATCTTTAAGGACGACTTCCCTTGATGGATAGACGACTTCTTCTTTTTTGTCCATTCCCAAATTCTATCGATTTATATGGACGTTCACTCGAATTGTTTCTCGCGTACGAACTTAGTAATGAAGTCACGCTGTTCTGCAGTATCCGGAGCCTCCCTTTTCAAAGACTTGGGACAAGCCAAAACAGATGTTCCAGTTTTGATATCGCCTCATCAGAACTTATCTTATACAGTTCTCCCAGAAGACACCCTACAATGACTCCTGTGCGTCCAACACCTCCCCAACAATGAATATACACCTTTGCTTCAGAATTATTGCTGACTATCATGATGATGCGCTTCACCAGTTTACGAACATCGTCCATGCTCTTTGGCACAGAAACATCCTTAATTGGAAATCTCTGGTAGGATGCACCGTTATATAGCATGTCTTCATACGGTGCAAGTTCACCTTCCTCTGTCAAATCCACAAAATGGGTGATTCCAAAAGACTCAAACTGATGCAGTTTTATTACACTACTTTCTATATCCTTATTCCTAGGATATTCCCCTGCATATATCTGACTAGTTACCTGATAACTATTATCGATTGGCCTGCGGTTTCGGATTCTTTTCTCAAAATTCTCCATAGCACAACGAAGATCTGCAGGAAGATAGTGTTCAAAACGCTTAGCAAGAATGTCATCATCTTGGCTGTTCTTGGCTGCATAGATGGAACATGCTATCGCAGCTATTGTATCAGAGTCACCTCCAATAGAGACTGCATTACGGACACAATCCT
This region of Prevotella sp. E13-27 genomic DNA includes:
- a CDS encoding ADP-ribosylglycohydrolase family protein → MIGAVFGDIVGSAYERNNVKTKDFPLERPDTRYTDDSVMTLAVAKWLLEDPSHSKSHLIKCMQKLGRGHFKAGYGGRFREWLQSKDPQPYNSWGNGSAMRVSPVALYANSLEEALELVRTTAIVTHNHPEGVNGALAVAECVYICREAADVDEAKREIRDSIPRKYGYKLERTHDEIRPEYKFDVSRQGSVPEAIIAFLESNSLEDCVRNAVSIGGDSDTIAAIACSIYAAKNSQDDDILAKRFEHYLPADLRCAMENFEKRIRNRRPIDNSYQVTSQIYAGEYPRNKDIESSVIKLHQFESFGITHFVDLTEEGELAPYEDMLYNGASYQRFPIKDVSVPKSMDDVRKLVKRIIMIVSNNSEAKVYIHCWGGVGRTGVIVGCLLGELYKISSDEAISKLEHLFWLVPSL